In Ostrea edulis chromosome 4, xbOstEdul1.1, whole genome shotgun sequence, a single window of DNA contains:
- the LOC125672215 gene encoding Golgi to ER traffic protein 4 homolog isoform X2 has product MATDRRSGGIERVLSKCQSCVEAGNYYEAHQMYRTLYFRYKGQKKYTEAANLLYHGALTLRKHDQTSSFTDLSFLLIDLLNQSETPVSEDIIEKIVTIFKGMEPQSEDRHTFLVSAVRWTMKANSEHKRGHPDLHQKFGLSFWEEKNYGQARYHLLHSQDGQNCALMLIECHVNGGYPYEVDLFIAQAVLQYLCLRNKDTAQVAFVKYTENHPDVQSGPPYVHPLLNFLWFLLLAVEGGRVAVFSILCEKYQASINRDPSYREYLDQIGQLFFGLPPPPKQSQGLFGNLLQSIMGDDGDEDSLQQSTSSDGPAPQPSSQSATLSPVELD; this is encoded by the exons ATGGCGACTGATCGCCGAAGTGGAGGAATTGAACGTGTTTTGTCGAAGTGTCAATCTTGTGTAGAAGCTGGAAATTACTATGAAGCACACCAGATGTATAGAACATTATATTTCAG GTACAAAGGACAAAAAAAGTACACAGAGGCTGCAAATCTACTTTACCATGGTGCACTAACACTGAGGAAACAtgatcag ACATCCAGTTTTACAGATTTGTCCTTTTTACTGATCGACCTCCTGAATCAGTCGGAGACACCTGTATCTGAAGATATTATAG AGAAAATAGTCACCATATTTAAAGGAATGGAACCCCAAAGTGAAGATAGACATACCTTTCTTGTGTCTGCAGTTCGGTGGACCATGAAGGCCAATTCGGAACACAAGCGAGGACATCCTGACCTCCATCAGAAGTTCGGCTTGTCTTTCTGGGAAG aaaaaaattacgGACAAGCAAGGTATCATCTTCTACATTCACAAGATGGACAGAACTGTGCCTTGATGTTAATAGAGTGTCATGTAAATGGTGGCTACCCCTACGAAGTAGACTTATTTATAGCACAAGCAGTTTTACA ATATTTATGTTTGAGAAACAAAGACACAGCACAGGTTGCTTTCGTTAAATATACAGAGAATCATCCAGATGTACAGAGTGGTCCCCCCTATGTTCATCCACTCCTTAACTTTCTGTGGTTCTTATTATTAGCTGTAGAAGG aGGAAGAGTTGCTGTGTTCTCTATTTTATGTGAAAAATATCAAGCATCCATTAACAGAGATCCCTCTTATAGAGAG TATCTGGATCAAATAGGACAGCTATTTTTTGGATTACCACCTCCTCCCAAACAGTCTCAGGGCCTCTTCG GAAATTTACTACAGAGCATAATGGGAGATGATGGTGATGAAGACTCTTTGCAGCAATCTACATCTTCTGATGGCCCCGCCCCCCAACCATCAAGTCAAAGTGCAACCTTATCTCCAGTGGAATTAGATTAA
- the LOC125672215 gene encoding Golgi to ER traffic protein 4 homolog isoform X3, protein MATDRRSGGIERVLSKCQSCVEAGNYYEAHQMYRTLYFRYKGQKKYTEAANLLYHGALTLRKHDQTSSFTDLSFLLIDLLNQSETPVSEDIIEKIVTIFKGMEPQSEDRHTFLVSAVRWTMKANSEHKRGHPDLHQKFGLSFWEEKNYGQARYHLLHSQDGQNCALMLIECHVNGGYPYEVDLFIAQAVLQGRVAVFSILCEKYQASINRDPSYREYLDQIGQLFFGLPPPPKQSQGLFGNLLQSIMGDDGDEDSLQQSTSSDGPAPQPSSQSATLSPVELD, encoded by the exons ATGGCGACTGATCGCCGAAGTGGAGGAATTGAACGTGTTTTGTCGAAGTGTCAATCTTGTGTAGAAGCTGGAAATTACTATGAAGCACACCAGATGTATAGAACATTATATTTCAG GTACAAAGGACAAAAAAAGTACACAGAGGCTGCAAATCTACTTTACCATGGTGCACTAACACTGAGGAAACAtgatcag ACATCCAGTTTTACAGATTTGTCCTTTTTACTGATCGACCTCCTGAATCAGTCGGAGACACCTGTATCTGAAGATATTATAG AGAAAATAGTCACCATATTTAAAGGAATGGAACCCCAAAGTGAAGATAGACATACCTTTCTTGTGTCTGCAGTTCGGTGGACCATGAAGGCCAATTCGGAACACAAGCGAGGACATCCTGACCTCCATCAGAAGTTCGGCTTGTCTTTCTGGGAAG aaaaaaattacgGACAAGCAAGGTATCATCTTCTACATTCACAAGATGGACAGAACTGTGCCTTGATGTTAATAGAGTGTCATGTAAATGGTGGCTACCCCTACGAAGTAGACTTATTTATAGCACAAGCAGTTTTACA aGGAAGAGTTGCTGTGTTCTCTATTTTATGTGAAAAATATCAAGCATCCATTAACAGAGATCCCTCTTATAGAGAG TATCTGGATCAAATAGGACAGCTATTTTTTGGATTACCACCTCCTCCCAAACAGTCTCAGGGCCTCTTCG GAAATTTACTACAGAGCATAATGGGAGATGATGGTGATGAAGACTCTTTGCAGCAATCTACATCTTCTGATGGCCCCGCCCCCCAACCATCAAGTCAAAGTGCAACCTTATCTCCAGTGGAATTAGATTAA
- the LOC125672215 gene encoding Golgi to ER traffic protein 4 homolog isoform X1, whose product MATDRRSGGIERVLSKCQSCVEAGNYYEAHQMYRTLYFRYKGQKKYTEAANLLYHGALTLRKHDQTSSFTDLSFLLIDLLNQSETPVSEDIIEKIVTIFKGMEPQSEDRHTFLVSAVRWTMKANSEHKRGHPDLHQKFGLSFWEEKNYGQARYHLLHSQDGQNCALMLIECHVNGGYPYEVDLFIAQAVLQYLCLRNKDTAQVAFVKYTENHPDVQSGPPYVHPLLNFLWFLLLAVEGGPLSGRKPEYPEETHVSEWATTIPSHIQPLPIMEIELRLQRGRVAVFSILCEKYQASINRDPSYREYLDQIGQLFFGLPPPPKQSQGLFGNLLQSIMGDDGDEDSLQQSTSSDGPAPQPSSQSATLSPVELD is encoded by the exons ATGGCGACTGATCGCCGAAGTGGAGGAATTGAACGTGTTTTGTCGAAGTGTCAATCTTGTGTAGAAGCTGGAAATTACTATGAAGCACACCAGATGTATAGAACATTATATTTCAG GTACAAAGGACAAAAAAAGTACACAGAGGCTGCAAATCTACTTTACCATGGTGCACTAACACTGAGGAAACAtgatcag ACATCCAGTTTTACAGATTTGTCCTTTTTACTGATCGACCTCCTGAATCAGTCGGAGACACCTGTATCTGAAGATATTATAG AGAAAATAGTCACCATATTTAAAGGAATGGAACCCCAAAGTGAAGATAGACATACCTTTCTTGTGTCTGCAGTTCGGTGGACCATGAAGGCCAATTCGGAACACAAGCGAGGACATCCTGACCTCCATCAGAAGTTCGGCTTGTCTTTCTGGGAAG aaaaaaattacgGACAAGCAAGGTATCATCTTCTACATTCACAAGATGGACAGAACTGTGCCTTGATGTTAATAGAGTGTCATGTAAATGGTGGCTACCCCTACGAAGTAGACTTATTTATAGCACAAGCAGTTTTACA ATATTTATGTTTGAGAAACAAAGACACAGCACAGGTTGCTTTCGTTAAATATACAGAGAATCATCCAGATGTACAGAGTGGTCCCCCCTATGTTCATCCACTCCTTAACTTTCTGTGGTTCTTATTATTAGCTGTAGAAGG GGGGCCTTTGAGTGGGAGGAAACCAGAGTACCcagaggaaacccacgtgtccgagtgggcgaccaccataccctctcacatacaaccactgccgatcatgGAGATCGAACTCAGGTTACAGCG aGGAAGAGTTGCTGTGTTCTCTATTTTATGTGAAAAATATCAAGCATCCATTAACAGAGATCCCTCTTATAGAGAG TATCTGGATCAAATAGGACAGCTATTTTTTGGATTACCACCTCCTCCCAAACAGTCTCAGGGCCTCTTCG GAAATTTACTACAGAGCATAATGGGAGATGATGGTGATGAAGACTCTTTGCAGCAATCTACATCTTCTGATGGCCCCGCCCCCCAACCATCAAGTCAAAGTGCAACCTTATCTCCAGTGGAATTAGATTAA
- the LOC125672215 gene encoding Golgi to ER traffic protein 4 homolog isoform X4, whose protein sequence is MEPQSEDRHTFLVSAVRWTMKANSEHKRGHPDLHQKFGLSFWEEKNYGQARYHLLHSQDGQNCALMLIECHVNGGYPYEVDLFIAQAVLQYLCLRNKDTAQVAFVKYTENHPDVQSGPPYVHPLLNFLWFLLLAVEGGPLSGRKPEYPEETHVSEWATTIPSHIQPLPIMEIELRLQRGRVAVFSILCEKYQASINRDPSYREYLDQIGQLFFGLPPPPKQSQGLFGNLLQSIMGDDGDEDSLQQSTSSDGPAPQPSSQSATLSPVELD, encoded by the exons ATGGAACCCCAAAGTGAAGATAGACATACCTTTCTTGTGTCTGCAGTTCGGTGGACCATGAAGGCCAATTCGGAACACAAGCGAGGACATCCTGACCTCCATCAGAAGTTCGGCTTGTCTTTCTGGGAAG aaaaaaattacgGACAAGCAAGGTATCATCTTCTACATTCACAAGATGGACAGAACTGTGCCTTGATGTTAATAGAGTGTCATGTAAATGGTGGCTACCCCTACGAAGTAGACTTATTTATAGCACAAGCAGTTTTACA ATATTTATGTTTGAGAAACAAAGACACAGCACAGGTTGCTTTCGTTAAATATACAGAGAATCATCCAGATGTACAGAGTGGTCCCCCCTATGTTCATCCACTCCTTAACTTTCTGTGGTTCTTATTATTAGCTGTAGAAGG GGGGCCTTTGAGTGGGAGGAAACCAGAGTACCcagaggaaacccacgtgtccgagtgggcgaccaccataccctctcacatacaaccactgccgatcatgGAGATCGAACTCAGGTTACAGCG aGGAAGAGTTGCTGTGTTCTCTATTTTATGTGAAAAATATCAAGCATCCATTAACAGAGATCCCTCTTATAGAGAG TATCTGGATCAAATAGGACAGCTATTTTTTGGATTACCACCTCCTCCCAAACAGTCTCAGGGCCTCTTCG GAAATTTACTACAGAGCATAATGGGAGATGATGGTGATGAAGACTCTTTGCAGCAATCTACATCTTCTGATGGCCCCGCCCCCCAACCATCAAGTCAAAGTGCAACCTTATCTCCAGTGGAATTAGATTAA